CGCTCGGGCCATCATGCCGGGCAACCAGTCGATGGGGCTCATCGCCACCACGCTGCTGGGCATCGCCGGTTCGTTCGTGGGCGGTTTCGTCGGTTCGCTGTTCTCTCGTGATGGGCGGGCCTTCGACCTGCACCCCACGGGCCTGCTGTTCTCCGTCCTGGGCGCACTGGTCGTGCTGTTCCTCGTGGGGCTCGCCGGCCGCGGTCGTCGCGTCCACGTCTAGCCGCGAGAAGCTCTCCGACCGATGAGGCGGGAGACAGCCAGGGGACGTCCGTCACGTACGGACGTCCCTTCTGTCTTTGCGGGCCTCTTCCAGGCTCCGGGGGCGGGCTTCCCAGAGGAGAAAGAAGACTCGTCAACCCCCTCCGCCAAGAGCGTTGACAACGGCCTTCGGGCCACGCACCGTCGGCCCCCTGACGCCTCCCCAAGGAGCCTGCATGTCCGACACCGCCGAGTCCTTCCACGGCCACGCCCACCACGCCGCCCCCGCCCCGGAAGGGGTGACGGTGCGGCACGACTGGTCGCTCGCGGAGGTGAAGGCGCTGTACCAGTTGCCGCTGCTGGACCTGGTGCACAAGGCGCAGACGGTGCACCGGCAGGTGTTCGTGGAGAACAAGGTGCAGCTCTGTTCGCTGCTCTCCATCAAGACGGGCGGGTGTCCGGAGGACTGCGCATATTGCCCGCAGGCGGCGCGCTACAAGACGGGCGTCAAGGCGGAGAAGCTGATGGCGGTGCCGGACGTGCTGGCCGCC
This DNA window, taken from Corallococcus coralloides DSM 2259, encodes the following:
- a CDS encoding GlsB/YeaQ/YmgE family stress response membrane protein: MGIIAFLVIGLVAGLIARAIMPGNQSMGLIATTLLGIAGSFVGGFVGSLFSRDGRAFDLHPTGLLFSVLGALVVLFLVGLAGRGRRVHV